In a genomic window of Magnolia sinica isolate HGM2019 chromosome 16, MsV1, whole genome shotgun sequence:
- the LOC131229413 gene encoding protein DETOXIFICATION 48: MCNPTPSSSPFLPPKKTHILNSNKTMDHDPHELHRWPTPSEVIEEIRAIGKISGPTALTGLLIYSRAMISMLFLGYLGELELAGGSLSIGFANITGYSVISGLAMGMEPICGQAFGAKQWKLLGLTLQRTVLLLLSASVPISIMWLNMKRILTWCGQDEQILSVAHVFIMFSIPDLLFLSILHPLRIYLRTQNITLPVTYCSAVSVVFHVPLNFLLVVHFKMGIAGVAIAMVWTNLNLVLCLFIFVYFSGVYKQSWVSPSMECLRGWSSLLGLAVPTCVSVCLEWWWYEFMIMLCGLLANPKATIASMGILIQTTSLVYVFPSALSLGVSTRVGNELGANRPAKARIATIVSMACAIALGLVAMLFAVLMRHRWGRFFTMDSEILELTAVALPIVGLCELGNCPQTTGCGVLRGSARPTIGANINLGSFYLVGMPVAILTGFIARMGFAGLWLGLLAAQASCAILMLYVLGQTDWMAQVERAKELTQTSNGSSTPKEANKVANLEEILCINDGSVKPISLETDPLIPSPIVNE; this comes from the exons ATGTGCAACCCAACACCATCTTCCTCCCCTTTCCTCCCTCCGAAGAAAACTCACATCCTAAATTCTAACAAGACCATGGATCATGACCCCCATGAGCTCCATAGATGGCCCACTCCCTCTGAG GTCATTGAGGAAATAAGAGCCATTGGTAAGATCTCTGGCCCCACAGCTCTAACTGGCCTACTTATATATTCAAGGGCCATGATCTCCATGCTCTTCCTCGGGTACCTTGGCGAGCTCGAGCTTGCAGGTGGGTCGCTCTCAATCGGCTTCGCCAACATTACCGGATATTCCGTCATCTCCGGCCTGGCGATGGGGATGGAACCCATATGCGGTCAGGCATTCGGCGCAAAGCAGTGGAAGCTCCTTGGCCTAACACTACAAAGAACAGTGCTTCTTCTACTGTCTGCTTCAGTGCCTATATCAATCATGTGGCTCAACATGAAGAGAATTCTCACATGGTGTGGCCAAGATGAGCAGATCTTGTCGGTGGCCCACGTGTTCATCATGTTTTCCATCCCCGACTTGTTATTCTTATCGATCCTCCATCCGCTACGGATCTATCTAAGGACCCAAAACATAACATTGCCAGTGACATACTGCTCGGCGGTCTCGGTGGTCTTCCATGTCCCACTGAATTTCCTCCTGGTGGTGCATTTCAAGATGGGAATTGCTGGTGTGGCCATCGCAATGGTGTGGACTAACCTCAATCTGGTCCTATGCTTGTTCATCTTCGTGTACTTCTCTGGCGTGTACAAGCAATCATGGGTGTCGCCGAGCATGGAATGCCTCAGAGGGTGGTCGTCTTTGCTTGGGCTTGCTGTGCCAACATGTGTGTCTGTGTGCTTAGAATGGTGGTGGTATGAATTCATGATAatgttgtgtggcctacttgcgAATCCAAAGGCCACAATCGCTTCGATGGGAATCTTGATCCAAACAACTTCACTCGTCTACGTCTTCCCATCGGCCTTGAGCTTGGGCGTGTCAACAAGGGTTGGCAATGAGCTGGGTGCGAACCGCCCTGCTAAGGCCCGCATTGCTACGATTGTATCCATGGCGTGTGCCATTGCGCTGGGCCTGGTCGCAATGTTGTTCGCTGTGCTGATGCGGCACAGGTGGGGACGGTTTTTCACGATGGACTCTGAGATACTGGAGCTCACGGCTGTGGCGCTGCCCATCGTGGGGCTCTGCGAGCTAGGGAACTGCCCACAGACAACAGGCTGCGGAGTGCTGCGTGGCAGCGCGCGGCCCACCATAGGAGCCAACATCAATTTGGGATCATTTTACTTGGTGGGAATGCCTGTGGCGATTCTCACAGGCTTCATCGCTAGAATGGGCTTTGCTGGGCTGTGGTTGGGTCTACTTGCAGCCCAGGCATCGTGCGCCATCCTCATGTTGTATGTGCTAGGCCAGACAGATTGGATGGCCCAGGTAGAGAGAGCTAAAGAACTTACACAAACTTCAAATGGTTCTTCTACACCTAAGGAAGCTAACAAGGTAGCTAATTTGGAGGAGATTTTGTGCATTAATGATGGATCAGTGAAGCCAATTTCACTAGAAACAGATCCCTTAATTCCATCTCCTATTGTAAATGAATGA